The following coding sequences lie in one Seriola aureovittata isolate HTS-2021-v1 ecotype China chromosome 5, ASM2101889v1, whole genome shotgun sequence genomic window:
- the vamp5 gene encoding vesicle-associated membrane protein 5 has translation MENGKSRLQQTQEEVEEVRVIMLDNLNKAEERSGKLGELENRADKLLATSKTFEKTSNQVKQKKRWENKRMKILFTVVGVVAALIVFGLIIYAIVG, from the exons GAGAACGGGAAGAGCCGCCTGCAGCAGAcccaggaggaggtggaggaggtgagggtcATCATGCTGGACAACCTGAACAAGGCTGAAGAAAGATCTGGCAAACTGGGCGAACTGGAGAATAGGGCTGATAAGCTGCTGGCAACG AGTAAAACTTTTGAAAAGACCTCCAACCAGgtgaagcaaaagaaaagatggGAGAACAAGAGGATGAAAATTCTGTTCACGGTCGTTGGAGTGGTAGCTGCACTCATCGTTTTCGGACTTATAATCTATGCCATTGTTGGATAG